One genomic window of Evansella cellulosilytica DSM 2522 includes the following:
- the eno gene encoding phosphopyruvate hydratase: MTIISDVYARQVLDSRGNPTVEVEVYLEDGGFGRALVPSGASTGEYEAVELRDGGDAWMGKGVTQAVANVNDVIAPELVGFDALDQVGIDELMIDLDGTENKGKLGANAILGVSMAVAHAAADSLGVPLYVYLGGFNAKTLPTPMMNIINGGEHADNNVDIQEFMVMPVGAETFQQALQMGAEIFHNLKSVLKGKGYNTAVGDEGGFAPNLGSNEEALSTIIEAIEKAGYKPGEEVLLAMDVAASEIYEDGKYNLKGEGVVKTSAEMVDFYEDLCSKYPIVSIEDGLDENDWEGFKLLTERLGGKVQLVGDDLFVTNTNKLSQGIEQGIGNSILIKVNQIGTLTETFDAIEMAKRAGYTAVISHRSGETEDATIADIAVATNAGQIKTGAPSRTDRVAKYNQLLRIEDELQFIGRYAGKSAFYNLKNL, from the coding sequence ATGACAATCATTTCAGATGTTTATGCTCGTCAAGTATTAGATTCACGTGGGAACCCAACTGTTGAAGTTGAAGTTTATCTTGAAGACGGCGGATTTGGCCGTGCTTTAGTACCAAGTGGTGCTTCTACTGGTGAATACGAGGCAGTTGAGCTTCGTGACGGTGGAGACGCTTGGATGGGTAAAGGTGTAACACAAGCAGTAGCTAACGTAAACGACGTTATTGCTCCTGAATTAGTTGGTTTCGATGCTTTAGACCAAGTAGGAATCGATGAGCTAATGATCGACCTTGATGGTACTGAAAACAAAGGTAAATTAGGTGCTAACGCAATTTTAGGCGTATCTATGGCTGTTGCTCACGCTGCTGCTGATTCTCTAGGTGTACCACTTTACGTTTACCTTGGTGGATTCAACGCGAAAACATTACCAACGCCAATGATGAACATCATCAACGGTGGAGAGCACGCTGATAACAACGTAGATATTCAAGAATTCATGGTTATGCCAGTTGGAGCGGAAACTTTCCAACAAGCGCTACAAATGGGTGCTGAAATCTTCCATAACTTAAAGAGCGTATTAAAAGGAAAAGGCTATAACACTGCTGTAGGTGACGAAGGTGGTTTCGCGCCAAACCTTGGCTCTAACGAAGAAGCTCTTTCAACTATCATTGAAGCAATCGAAAAAGCTGGTTACAAGCCTGGAGAAGAAGTTCTTCTTGCAATGGACGTTGCAGCTTCTGAGATTTATGAAGATGGTAAATACAACCTTAAAGGTGAAGGTGTTGTAAAAACTTCTGCTGAAATGGTTGATTTCTATGAGGACCTTTGCAGTAAGTACCCAATCGTGTCTATCGAAGACGGCTTAGACGAAAACGACTGGGAAGGCTTCAAGCTTTTAACTGAGCGCCTTGGAGGAAAAGTACAATTAGTTGGTGACGATCTTTTCGTAACAAACACAAACAAGCTTTCTCAAGGTATTGAGCAAGGAATTGGTAACTCAATTTTAATCAAAGTAAACCAAATCGGTACGCTTACTGAAACTTTCGATGCAATCGAAATGGCGAAGCGTGCAGGCTACACTGCAGTAATTTCTCACCGTTCTGGTGAAACAGAAGACGCAACAATTGCTGACATTGCAGTTGCTACAAATGCTGGTCAAATTAAAACTGGTGCGCCTTCTCGTACAGACCGTGTTGCGAAGTACAACCAATTATTACGCATCGAGGACGAGCTACAATTTATTGGCCGTTACGCTGGTAAGAGCGCGTTCTACAACCTTAAAAACCTTTAA
- the smpB gene encoding SsrA-binding protein SmpB, producing the protein MATEGKLIAQNKKARHDYHIEETYEAGMVLTGTEIKSLRNGRGNLKDSFARVSNGEVWLHNMHISPYEQGNRYNHDPVRTRKLLMHKKEIDKLIGLTREKGYTLVPLKIYIKNGFAKTLLGLGKGKKKYDKREDLKKKDAKREIQRAFKDSQLGR; encoded by the coding sequence ATGGCAACAGAAGGAAAATTAATTGCCCAAAACAAAAAAGCAAGACATGATTACCATATTGAGGAAACATATGAAGCTGGAATGGTGTTAACCGGAACGGAGATCAAGTCGCTCCGTAACGGGAGAGGAAACCTGAAAGATTCCTTTGCAAGAGTAAGCAATGGCGAGGTATGGTTACACAATATGCACATAAGCCCTTATGAGCAGGGAAACCGCTATAATCATGACCCTGTTAGAACACGTAAGCTTCTCATGCATAAAAAGGAAATTGACAAGCTTATCGGCCTTACGAGAGAAAAAGGATATACACTTGTTCCTTTGAAAATCTATATTAAAAATGGTTTTGCAAAAACGCTATTAGGCCTTGGAAAAGGGAAAAAGAAATACGATAAGCGTGAAGATTTGAAGAAAAAGGATGCAAAAAGAGAAATTCAACGTGCATTTAAGGATAGCCAGTTAGGACGCTAA
- a CDS encoding ABC transporter substrate-binding protein, which translates to MNKYWKLGATTIIAASLLAACGGNNEGADADDDTEITHIGSDDAEIELVFWESGNTGYDVLIEEYVEMNPHISINLQNSSFEDSHDNLFTSLSANSGAPDIAMIEEGAIERFKVAENGFYNLYDLGASEVEGEFLDWVWMYGQSADGSFQFGLPTDIGPSVMYYRTDVFEEAGFDSSPEAVSELLETWDDFARVAQEIHDATGKFIADNGELIYNAKRAQATQQYFNSSDELIIDDHDEIRAAFNYTADLYQQGLVGEIDLWSAEWYGGMDDGSYAVMIAPAWMQGQIKDNSPEEGVWSITTMPEGSGNWGGSYLAIPAESEHPEEAYEFIKWLTAPEQQLKAYEGYGLFPSAPAVYDMPEFQEYSDPYFGGINTAQVFSEAAEAVLPVYKGRNYQNVNEEMVEALDNVAAGSDPDEEWEAMLERVHSLLERQ; encoded by the coding sequence ATGAATAAATATTGGAAACTAGGAGCAACAACGATCATAGCGGCTAGCTTACTTGCTGCATGTGGTGGCAATAATGAAGGGGCAGACGCAGATGATGATACAGAGATCACGCATATCGGTAGCGACGATGCAGAAATTGAACTCGTATTTTGGGAATCAGGTAACACAGGATACGATGTATTAATAGAAGAATATGTTGAGATGAATCCACACATTTCAATTAACCTGCAAAATAGTAGTTTTGAAGATTCTCATGATAATTTATTCACTTCACTTTCAGCTAATAGTGGGGCACCAGATATTGCGATGATTGAAGAAGGTGCTATTGAGAGATTTAAAGTAGCTGAGAATGGCTTCTACAATTTATATGACCTTGGTGCATCAGAAGTCGAAGGGGAATTTTTAGATTGGGTTTGGATGTATGGACAAAGTGCAGATGGTTCCTTCCAATTCGGTTTACCAACGGATATCGGTCCATCAGTAATGTACTATCGTACAGACGTATTTGAAGAAGCTGGTTTTGACTCTTCTCCAGAAGCGGTTTCTGAATTGTTAGAAACATGGGATGATTTTGCTAGAGTAGCACAAGAAATCCATGACGCAACTGGTAAATTTATCGCAGATAATGGAGAGCTTATTTATAACGCAAAACGTGCACAAGCTACTCAGCAATATTTTAACAGCTCAGATGAACTGATTATTGATGATCATGATGAAATTAGAGCAGCATTTAACTACACAGCAGATTTATATCAACAAGGATTAGTAGGTGAAATTGATTTATGGTCTGCTGAATGGTATGGCGGGATGGATGACGGTTCATACGCAGTTATGATAGCGCCAGCTTGGATGCAAGGACAAATCAAAGATAACAGCCCTGAAGAAGGTGTATGGTCAATTACGACAATGCCTGAAGGGTCAGGTAACTGGGGTGGATCTTATTTAGCAATTCCTGCTGAAAGTGAGCATCCAGAAGAAGCTTATGAGTTTATCAAATGGCTAACTGCACCAGAGCAACAGTTGAAAGCGTATGAAGGCTATGGATTATTCCCATCAGCACCAGCTGTATATGACATGCCTGAATTCCAAGAGTATTCAGACCCATACTTCGGTGGTATTAACACTGCACAAGTATTCTCAGAAGCAGCAGAGGCAGTTCTTCCAGTATACAAAGGTAGAAACTATCAAAATGTAAATGAAGAAATGGTAGAAGCATTAGACAACGTAGCAGCTGGAAGCGACCCAGACGAAGAGTGGGAAGCAATGCTTGAGCGTGTTCATAGTTTACTTGAGAGACAATAA
- a CDS encoding alpha/beta hydrolase: MKRCEKVYVIGFSMGGMIASYIATKYPIHKLVLLSAAAYYINPRQIVKDITGWFLEGLRGELSDDKLYQFYRQKVKETPLIATKEFSIMVRQLRRHLKNIKTPTLIIQGENDGLVPPKKSAQFIYNQIQSEEKRLYYFPNAKHYIWFGQEKDKLLIRIDAFLS, from the coding sequence TTGAAGCGGTGTGAAAAAGTATATGTTATTGGTTTTTCAATGGGAGGAATGATTGCCAGTTACATTGCGACAAAGTATCCAATTCATAAACTCGTACTTTTAAGTGCTGCAGCGTATTATATCAATCCAAGACAAATCGTAAAAGATATAACGGGCTGGTTTTTAGAGGGTCTCCGAGGAGAATTGTCGGACGACAAGCTTTATCAGTTTTACCGACAAAAGGTGAAGGAAACGCCTTTAATAGCTACTAAAGAGTTTTCTATTATGGTTCGTCAATTAAGACGGCATCTTAAAAATATTAAAACACCGACATTAATTATTCAAGGGGAGAACGATGGCTTAGTTCCTCCAAAAAAGAGTGCACAGTTTATTTATAACCAAATTCAATCAGAGGAAAAAAGACTTTATTATTTTCCGAACGCAAAGCATTATATTTGGTTTGGACAAGAAAAAGATAAATTACTAATACGGATCGACGCATTTTTAAGTTGA
- a CDS encoding alpha/beta hydrolase encodes MKITQPKPFTFEAGKRAVLLLHGFTGNSADVRMLGRFLEKKGYTSHAPQYKGHAVPPEELLHYSPADWWEDVQKGYQHLKDLGYEEIAVGGLSLGGVFSLKVGYTLPVKGIIPMCAPISIQKSLDRLHTGVLEYAKKYKEHEKKEKAQIEEEMDNFDGPELQQLLQSMRKNNEDVRSNVDMIYAPTLVVQARNDHMIDTNSANIIYEEIQSDEKEIKWYENSGHVITLDKEKDQLHEDVYAFLERLDWSV; translated from the coding sequence ATGAAAATTACACAGCCAAAGCCGTTTACATTTGAAGCAGGGAAGAGAGCAGTACTATTGTTACATGGATTTACAGGGAATTCAGCAGATGTAAGAATGCTAGGAAGATTTTTGGAGAAAAAAGGATATACGTCTCATGCACCTCAATATAAAGGACACGCGGTGCCACCAGAAGAACTACTGCATTATTCTCCAGCAGACTGGTGGGAAGATGTTCAAAAAGGCTATCAGCATTTAAAAGACCTTGGCTACGAGGAGATTGCTGTTGGTGGACTTTCTCTCGGTGGTGTATTTTCTCTTAAAGTAGGGTACACACTACCAGTAAAGGGCATAATACCAATGTGTGCACCAATTTCGATCCAAAAGAGCCTTGATCGATTACATACAGGTGTGTTGGAATATGCAAAAAAGTATAAGGAGCATGAGAAGAAGGAAAAAGCACAAATCGAAGAGGAAATGGATAACTTCGACGGGCCAGAATTACAACAGCTACTACAATCTATGCGGAAAAATAATGAGGATGTCCGTAGCAATGTTGATATGATTTACGCACCGACCCTTGTTGTTCAAGCTCGAAATGATCACATGATTGATACAAATAGCGCAAATATCATCTATGAGGAAATTCAATCTGATGAAAAAGAGATAAAATGGTATGAAAACTCAGGGCATGTTATTACGTTAGATAAGGAGAAGGATCAGTTACACGAAGATGTGTACGCTTTTCTTGAAAGACTAGATTGGAGTGTATAA
- the rnr gene encoding ribonuclease R has protein sequence MSEMTKERLLTFMKEEAVKPLAIKDIEEALGLSDSSQFKEFVKLLNELEEEGELVRTRSNRYGIPDKMNLLRGEVIMHPKGFAFVKTEVEHDDVYIASAEMNGAMNKDKVLVRLHTGSTGEKPEGAIIRILERGTTRTVGTYVDDKHYGFVVPDDKRIPNDIFIPKGSEGGAVDGHKVLVEIVKYPEGRMSAEGHVLEVLGHKNDPGVDILSVIYKHGLPGEFDQETLDHANSVPNEIDPSELENRRDLRDETIVTIDGADAKDLDDAVQVKKLENGNYLLGVHIADVSYYVKENSPIDKEAAERATSCYLVDRVIPMIPHRLSNGICSLNPQVDRLTLSCNMEFSPNGELVNHEIFQSVINTTERMTYTDVRKILQEEDEEVSKRYESLIPFFKGMEELAEILRNKRMARGAIDFDFKEAKVLVDEDGTPTDVVMRERSVAERLIEEFMLAANETIAEHFHWMKVPFMYRIHEDPDEEKLNKFLEFITNFGYVVKGAANTVHPRALQELLDQVKGEPEEAVISTVMLRSMRQAKYDPENVGHFGLSADFYTHFTSPIRRYPDLIVHRLIRTYLIEGKTDDKTIEKWNEKLYEIAKHSSEMERRAEDASRETDELKKVQYMADKIGEEYDGMISGVTNFGIFVELPNTIEGLVHVSYLTDDYYHYDEKQYAMIGERTGNVFRIGDEIEVRLINVNVDERIIDFEVVGMKPRKERRQDRPRVIEGGIRPTRKKKGPGSEKDGDAKKGRRKKGQGQATGGNGGGSGNGGKKKKKKKFFENAPASKRKKGKKKRK, from the coding sequence ATGAGTGAAATGACGAAAGAACGACTACTGACTTTTATGAAAGAAGAGGCAGTAAAACCACTTGCGATTAAAGATATTGAAGAGGCGCTAGGGTTATCTGACTCAAGTCAGTTTAAAGAGTTTGTAAAGCTTTTAAACGAATTAGAAGAAGAAGGGGAGCTTGTACGAACGAGAAGTAATCGGTACGGCATACCCGATAAGATGAATCTACTGCGTGGAGAAGTAATTATGCATCCGAAAGGCTTTGCATTTGTTAAAACAGAAGTCGAGCACGATGATGTATACATTGCTAGTGCAGAAATGAACGGTGCAATGAACAAGGATAAAGTGCTCGTAAGATTACACACTGGCTCTACAGGGGAAAAACCTGAAGGGGCAATTATCCGTATTTTAGAAAGAGGAACAACAAGAACAGTTGGGACATACGTAGACGACAAGCATTATGGTTTTGTTGTCCCAGATGATAAGCGCATACCAAACGATATTTTTATCCCAAAAGGATCTGAAGGGGGCGCTGTCGACGGCCACAAAGTACTCGTTGAAATCGTCAAGTACCCTGAAGGACGAATGAGTGCTGAAGGGCATGTACTTGAAGTGCTAGGGCATAAAAATGATCCTGGTGTCGATATTTTGTCTGTTATTTACAAGCATGGACTTCCAGGCGAATTTGACCAAGAGACTTTAGATCACGCAAATTCAGTTCCGAATGAGATTGATCCATCAGAGCTAGAAAACCGTCGTGATTTACGTGATGAAACAATTGTGACCATAGATGGTGCTGATGCGAAAGACTTAGATGATGCCGTTCAAGTGAAAAAACTAGAAAACGGTAACTATCTGCTAGGCGTACATATTGCAGATGTATCGTATTACGTAAAGGAAAACTCACCTATTGATAAAGAGGCTGCTGAACGTGCAACGAGTTGTTATTTAGTGGATCGAGTGATTCCGATGATACCACATAGGCTATCAAATGGAATTTGTTCATTAAATCCACAGGTTGACCGTCTAACACTATCATGTAATATGGAGTTTTCTCCAAATGGAGAGCTTGTGAATCATGAGATTTTCCAGAGTGTCATTAACACGACTGAACGTATGACTTATACAGACGTTCGGAAAATATTACAAGAGGAAGACGAAGAGGTATCGAAGCGCTACGAGTCACTTATACCATTTTTCAAAGGGATGGAAGAGCTTGCGGAAATTCTTCGAAATAAAAGAATGGCTCGCGGAGCAATCGACTTTGATTTTAAGGAAGCAAAGGTACTCGTCGATGAAGATGGTACACCTACAGACGTAGTTATGCGAGAACGCTCTGTAGCCGAACGGTTAATTGAAGAGTTCATGCTTGCGGCAAACGAAACAATCGCTGAGCATTTCCATTGGATGAAGGTTCCATTCATGTACCGTATTCATGAAGACCCTGATGAAGAAAAGCTGAACAAGTTTTTAGAATTTATTACGAACTTTGGTTATGTCGTGAAAGGAGCTGCAAATACAGTTCATCCACGAGCACTCCAAGAGCTTTTAGATCAAGTAAAAGGTGAGCCAGAAGAGGCTGTCATCAGTACTGTAATGCTGCGCTCAATGAGGCAAGCAAAATATGACCCTGAAAATGTAGGTCACTTCGGTTTATCAGCCGATTTTTATACACACTTTACATCACCAATTCGCCGCTATCCAGATTTAATCGTACATCGATTGATTCGTACGTATTTAATTGAAGGAAAAACAGACGATAAAACGATAGAAAAATGGAATGAAAAGCTATATGAAATTGCTAAGCATTCTTCGGAAATGGAACGCCGTGCGGAGGATGCTAGTCGAGAAACAGACGAACTGAAAAAAGTTCAATATATGGCTGACAAGATAGGCGAAGAATATGATGGTATGATTAGCGGTGTAACAAACTTCGGTATTTTTGTGGAGCTACCAAATACGATCGAAGGTCTTGTACACGTGAGCTATTTGACAGACGACTACTACCATTATGATGAAAAACAATATGCTATGATTGGGGAAAGAACAGGGAATGTCTTTCGAATCGGCGATGAAATCGAAGTGCGATTGATTAACGTTAATGTAGATGAACGTATCATTGACTTTGAAGTTGTAGGCATGAAACCACGTAAGGAACGTCGCCAAGATCGTCCACGTGTCATTGAAGGTGGAATTCGCCCAACACGTAAGAAGAAAGGTCCAGGTAGTGAAAAAGATGGTGACGCTAAAAAGGGTCGTCGTAAAAAGGGACAAGGCCAAGCAACTGGTGGCAATGGTGGCGGATCTGGAAATGGCGGAAAAAAGAAAAAGAAGAAAAAGTTCTTTGAAAACGCCCCAGCGAGTAAAAGGAAGAAAGGGAAAAAGAAGCGGAAGTAA
- the secG gene encoding preprotein translocase subunit SecG codes for MQIFASTLLVIVSILLITVVVLQSGRSAGLSGAISGGAEQIVGKQKARGLEAVLNKATVVLGVLFFILTVVVAFYM; via the coding sequence TTGCAAATTTTTGCATCAACGTTACTTGTAATCGTATCTATTTTATTAATTACTGTTGTTGTTTTACAATCTGGTCGTAGCGCAGGTTTATCTGGAGCTATCTCTGGTGGAGCTGAACAGATTGTTGGGAAACAAAAAGCAAGAGGATTAGAAGCCGTTTTAAATAAAGCAACTGTTGTTTTAGGTGTGTTATTTTTCATTTTAACAGTAGTTGTTGCATTCTATATGTAA
- the gpmI gene encoding 2,3-bisphosphoglycerate-independent phosphoglycerate mutase — protein sequence MSKKPNALIILDGFALREETKGNAVAQANKPNYDRYWNSYPHATLTACGEAVGLPEGQMGNSEVGHLNIGAGRIVYQSLTRVNMAIREGEFFKNETFLNAMKHVKEKGTALHLYGLLSDGGIHSHIKHLFALVQLAKSEGVEKVYIHGFLDGRDVGPTSAETYIRQTEEKLKELGLGEIATIQGRYYAMDRDKRWDRVEKSYRSMVYGDGLKYTSPVEALQDSYKNKVHDEFVLPTVITKEDGETPVGTIQDEDGIIFFNFRPDRAIQMSQVFTNEAFVGFDRGDRFPKNLHYVCLTKFSETVNGFVAFEPTNLDNTMGEVISKAGLNQLRIAETEKYPHVTFFFSGGREEEFPGEERVLIDSPKVATYDLKPEMSAYEVTEALLDEINKDKHDVIVLNFANPDMVGHSGMLEPTVKAIEAVDECLGKIVDLIIEKGGKAVITADHGNADVLETEEGTPMTAHTTNPVPVIVTDKNVELREDGILGDLAPTVLELTGVEQPVEMTGKSLIKK from the coding sequence ATGAGTAAGAAACCGAATGCACTCATTATTCTTGACGGTTTCGCACTACGTGAAGAAACGAAAGGTAATGCAGTAGCACAAGCAAACAAGCCAAACTATGATCGATATTGGAACAGCTATCCACATGCAACGTTAACGGCTTGTGGAGAAGCAGTAGGTCTTCCTGAAGGACAAATGGGTAACTCCGAAGTTGGTCATTTAAATATCGGGGCAGGCCGAATTGTTTATCAAAGCTTAACAAGAGTGAATATGGCTATCCGTGAAGGGGAATTCTTTAAGAATGAAACTTTCTTAAATGCGATGAAGCACGTAAAGGAAAAAGGAACTGCTCTTCACCTATACGGTCTTTTATCGGATGGAGGAATTCATAGTCACATCAAGCACCTGTTTGCATTAGTACAACTTGCAAAATCAGAAGGTGTTGAAAAAGTTTATATTCATGGTTTTCTTGATGGACGAGACGTTGGCCCAACATCTGCTGAAACGTACATTCGTCAAACAGAAGAAAAGCTGAAGGAGCTAGGTCTTGGTGAAATTGCAACAATTCAAGGACGTTATTATGCGATGGATCGTGATAAGCGTTGGGACCGTGTAGAAAAATCATATCGCTCTATGGTATATGGAGACGGATTAAAATACACAAGCCCTGTAGAAGCGCTTCAAGATTCATATAAAAATAAGGTTCATGATGAGTTCGTATTGCCAACTGTCATTACGAAAGAAGATGGTGAAACGCCAGTTGGAACGATCCAAGATGAAGATGGAATTATCTTCTTCAACTTCCGTCCTGACCGAGCAATTCAAATGTCTCAAGTTTTCACGAATGAAGCTTTTGTCGGCTTTGATCGTGGAGACCGTTTCCCGAAAAACCTTCATTACGTATGCTTAACAAAGTTCAGTGAAACAGTTAACGGTTTCGTCGCTTTTGAACCAACAAACCTAGATAACACAATGGGAGAAGTTATTTCAAAGGCAGGTTTAAATCAATTACGTATTGCAGAAACTGAGAAATATCCTCACGTCACCTTTTTCTTTAGTGGTGGTCGTGAAGAAGAATTCCCAGGAGAAGAGCGCGTTCTAATTGATTCGCCAAAAGTTGCTACATACGACTTGAAGCCAGAAATGAGTGCGTACGAAGTAACAGAAGCGCTACTCGACGAAATCAACAAAGATAAGCACGATGTTATCGTTCTTAACTTTGCAAATCCTGACATGGTCGGTCACTCCGGAATGCTGGAGCCAACTGTAAAGGCTATTGAAGCTGTGGACGAATGTCTAGGAAAAATCGTTGATTTAATTATTGAAAAAGGTGGGAAAGCGGTCATCACTGCTGACCACGGAAATGCAGATGTATTAGAGACAGAGGAAGGTACACCGATGACAGCTCATACAACCAATCCTGTACCGGTTATTGTAACAGATAAAAATGTTGAGCTTCGTGAAGATGGTATTTTAGGTGATCTTGCTCCAACCGTCCTTGAATTAACTGGAGTAGAACAGCCAGTAGAAATGACAGGAAAATCGTTGATTAAAAAATAA
- a CDS encoding carbohydrate ABC transporter permease → METTVKTRKLSEKKRTALSAYLFISPFFILFAIFGLFPMVFSFYLSFFRWDGLTPMTYVGLRNFEIIFGDSVFFSSILNTFIIGLMGTLPQIVAALLLAFALNSALIRFRNTFRTLVFLPYITSVVAVAIIFGVVFNNQPFGFVNYILSMFDIDPIRWNQEYWPVKIAISTMVFWRWVGYNTIIFLAGMQSIPKDLYEAAKIDGATVAQQIRMITLPMLKPILMFVVFTATIGAFQLFTEPLIFLGRGLREEGITMVAYLWRDAFVYNSFGTASAAAIALFFIIIILTAINLLITNRVGKSKKVV, encoded by the coding sequence TTGGAGACAACCGTAAAAACTAGAAAGCTCTCTGAGAAAAAACGAACTGCTTTATCAGCTTACTTGTTTATTTCTCCATTTTTTATTTTGTTTGCGATTTTCGGCTTATTCCCAATGGTATTTAGCTTTTACTTATCATTTTTCCGCTGGGACGGCTTAACGCCAATGACATATGTCGGATTACGTAACTTTGAGATCATCTTTGGAGATTCTGTATTTTTCTCATCAATCTTAAACACATTCATCATTGGACTGATGGGGACACTTCCGCAAATTGTAGCAGCGCTATTATTGGCGTTTGCCCTCAATTCTGCATTGATTCGATTCCGTAATACGTTTAGAACGTTAGTGTTCTTACCGTACATTACGTCGGTTGTAGCCGTTGCGATTATTTTCGGTGTTGTGTTTAATAACCAGCCATTTGGTTTCGTAAACTATATTTTAAGCATGTTTGATATCGATCCGATTCGTTGGAATCAAGAGTATTGGCCAGTAAAGATCGCTATTTCGACAATGGTATTTTGGAGATGGGTCGGATATAATACGATCATTTTCTTAGCAGGAATGCAAAGTATTCCGAAAGACTTGTATGAAGCAGCGAAAATTGATGGGGCAACTGTCGCTCAACAAATTCGAATGATTACACTTCCAATGTTAAAGCCAATTTTAATGTTTGTTGTATTTACAGCGACAATCGGTGCGTTCCAACTATTCACAGAGCCTTTAATTTTCCTCGGAAGAGGACTTCGTGAAGAAGGTATTACAATGGTTGCTTACTTATGGAGAGATGCATTCGTGTATAACTCGTTTGGTACAGCCTCTGCAGCAGCAATTGCATTATTCTTCATCATCATTATTTTAACGGCGATTAACTTACTCATTACAAATAGAGTCGGCAAATCAAAGAAAGTAGTTTAG
- the tpiA gene encoding triose-phosphate isomerase → MRKPIIAGNWKMNKTKGEALSFIEEVKSAVPSKDVVESVICAPDLFLDALVSATEGSDVEVGAQNMHFEESGAFTGETSPVALKDLGVSYVVIGHSERREMFGETDESVNQKVHAAFNHGLTPIVCVGETLEEREGNKTSEVVTTQVTAALKGLSEEQVKATVIAYEPIWAIGTGKTASSEDANETCGVIRQVVKSIVSDSAAEAVRIQYGGSVKPANIGELLAQSDIDGALVGGASLEAKSYLQLVEAGNE, encoded by the coding sequence ATGCGTAAACCAATCATTGCAGGAAACTGGAAAATGAACAAAACGAAAGGGGAAGCACTAAGCTTCATCGAAGAAGTAAAGTCCGCTGTCCCATCAAAAGATGTTGTAGAATCCGTTATTTGTGCACCAGACTTATTCCTAGATGCTTTAGTAAGTGCAACAGAAGGCTCTGACGTAGAAGTCGGTGCTCAAAACATGCACTTCGAGGAAAGTGGAGCATTTACTGGAGAAACAAGTCCAGTAGCACTTAAAGATTTAGGTGTAAGCTATGTCGTTATTGGACATTCTGAGCGACGTGAAATGTTTGGTGAAACGGATGAGAGTGTGAACCAAAAAGTACATGCTGCATTTAACCACGGGTTAACACCGATCGTTTGTGTTGGTGAAACGTTAGAAGAGCGTGAAGGAAATAAAACATCTGAAGTTGTTACTACACAAGTAACAGCAGCACTTAAAGGTCTATCAGAAGAACAAGTAAAGGCAACTGTAATTGCTTACGAGCCAATTTGGGCAATCGGAACTGGTAAAACAGCTTCTTCTGAAGATGCAAATGAAACTTGTGGCGTTATCCGCCAAGTTGTAAAAAGCATCGTTTCTGACTCTGCTGCGGAAGCAGTACGAATTCAGTATGGTGGAAGTGTAAAGCCTGCTAACATTGGTGAACTACTTGCACAATCTGATATTGACGGTGCGCTAGTTGGTGGCGCAAGCTTAGAGGCAAAATCTTATCTTCAGTTAGTGGAGGCAGGAAATGAGTAA